A single genomic interval of Streptomyces showdoensis harbors:
- a CDS encoding NADH-quinone oxidoreductase subunit G — protein MTVTTSAPGGGGAAAVPPEDLVTLTIDGIEISVPKGTLVIRAAEQLGIEIPRFCDHPLLDPAGACRQCIVEVEGQRKPMASCTITCTDGMVVRSQLTSPVAEKAQHGVMELLLINHPLDCPVCDKGGECPLQNQAMSHGQAESRFEGRKRTYEKPVAISTQVLLDRERCVLCARCTRFSNQVAGDPMIELVERGALQQVGTGEGDPFESYFSGNTIQICPVGALTSAAYRFRSRPFDLVSSPSVCEHCAGGCATRTDHRRGKVVRRLAAEDPEVNEEWICDKGRFGFRYAQQRDRLATPLVRNPETGVLEESSWPEALEAAARGLVRGRTGVLAGGRLTVEDAYAYAKFARVALDTNDVDFRARVHSGEEADFLASAVAGRGRDLDGAGVTYTSLEAAPAVLLVGLESEEEAPGVFLRLRKAWRKHGQRTFAVAAYATRGLEKTGGTLLAAAPGTETEWLDALTSRVGLSADGLAAAEALRQDGSVIAVGERLAGVPGALTAALRAATATGAKLVWIPRRAGERGAIEAGAVPALLPGGRPTTDPRAREEVAAVWGVRELPHGYGRDTGQIVEAAATGELGALLVGGVDVDDLPDPARAREALDAAFVVSLELRPGAVTERADVVLPVAAVAEKSGTFLNWEGRARMFEAALKPEQMTRTLPPADARVLHMLADAMDAHLALPDLRAVRRELDRLGGWTGERAGEPAEPGQAAARPADGEAVLAGHRLLLDLGRLQEGDTALAGTRHAAVARLSAGTAAATGVKDGDTLEVTGPAGAVRFPLQVTEMPDRVVWLPLNSAGRGVLAGTGARPGDLVRIGPATLTEVEA, from the coding sequence ATGACAGTCACCACGTCCGCCCCGGGAGGGGGCGGGGCCGCGGCCGTGCCGCCGGAGGACCTCGTCACGCTGACCATCGACGGCATCGAGATCTCCGTCCCCAAGGGGACCCTGGTGATCCGGGCGGCCGAGCAGCTCGGCATCGAGATCCCCCGCTTCTGCGACCACCCGCTCCTCGACCCGGCCGGCGCCTGCCGCCAGTGCATCGTCGAGGTCGAGGGCCAGCGCAAGCCGATGGCCTCCTGCACCATCACCTGCACCGACGGCATGGTGGTCCGCTCCCAGCTGACCTCGCCGGTCGCCGAGAAGGCCCAGCACGGCGTGATGGAGCTGCTGCTCATCAACCACCCGCTGGACTGCCCGGTCTGCGACAAGGGCGGCGAGTGCCCGCTGCAGAACCAGGCCATGTCCCACGGGCAGGCCGAGTCCCGCTTCGAGGGGAGGAAGCGGACGTACGAGAAGCCGGTCGCCATCTCCACCCAGGTGCTGCTCGACCGCGAGCGCTGCGTGCTCTGCGCGCGCTGCACCCGCTTCTCCAACCAGGTCGCCGGCGACCCGATGATCGAGCTGGTCGAGCGCGGCGCGCTCCAGCAGGTCGGCACCGGCGAGGGCGACCCCTTCGAGTCGTACTTCTCCGGCAACACCATCCAGATCTGCCCGGTCGGCGCGCTGACCTCGGCCGCCTACCGCTTCCGCTCCCGCCCCTTCGACCTGGTGTCCTCGCCGAGCGTCTGCGAGCACTGCGCGGGCGGCTGCGCGACCCGCACCGACCACCGCCGCGGCAAGGTCGTGCGACGGCTCGCCGCCGAGGACCCCGAGGTCAACGAGGAGTGGATCTGCGACAAGGGGCGGTTCGGCTTCCGGTACGCGCAGCAGCGCGACCGGCTGGCCACCCCCCTGGTCCGCAACCCGGAGACCGGCGTCCTGGAGGAGAGCTCCTGGCCCGAGGCGCTCGAAGCCGCGGCCCGCGGGCTCGTCCGCGGCCGCACCGGAGTCCTGGCCGGCGGGCGGCTGACCGTCGAGGACGCCTACGCGTACGCCAAGTTCGCCCGGGTCGCCCTCGACACCAACGACGTCGACTTCCGGGCCCGCGTCCACTCCGGCGAGGAGGCCGACTTCCTCGCCTCCGCCGTCGCCGGCCGGGGCCGCGACCTGGACGGCGCGGGGGTCACGTACACCTCCCTCGAAGCCGCGCCCGCCGTGCTGCTCGTCGGCCTGGAGTCCGAGGAGGAGGCGCCCGGCGTCTTCCTGCGGCTGCGCAAGGCCTGGCGCAAGCACGGACAGCGGACCTTCGCGGTCGCCGCGTACGCCACCCGAGGCCTGGAGAAGACCGGCGGCACCCTGCTCGCCGCCGCCCCCGGCACCGAGACCGAGTGGCTCGACGCCCTCACCTCCCGGGTCGGGCTCTCCGCGGACGGTCTCGCCGCGGCCGAGGCGCTGCGCCAGGACGGCTCCGTCATCGCCGTCGGCGAGCGGCTCGCCGGGGTCCCCGGAGCGCTCACGGCCGCGCTGCGGGCCGCCACCGCCACCGGCGCCAAGCTGGTGTGGATCCCGCGCCGGGCCGGAGAGCGCGGCGCGATCGAGGCGGGCGCCGTCCCGGCGCTGCTGCCCGGCGGCCGGCCCACCACCGACCCGCGCGCCCGGGAGGAGGTCGCCGCCGTCTGGGGCGTCCGCGAACTCCCGCACGGCTACGGCCGCGACACCGGCCAGATCGTCGAGGCCGCCGCCACCGGCGAACTCGGCGCGCTGCTCGTCGGCGGCGTCGACGTGGACGACCTGCCCGACCCGGCCCGCGCCCGCGAGGCCCTCGACGCCGCCTTCGTGGTCTCGCTGGAGCTGCGGCCCGGCGCGGTCACCGAGCGCGCCGACGTGGTCCTGCCGGTCGCCGCGGTCGCCGAGAAGTCCGGCACCTTCCTCAACTGGGAAGGCCGCGCCCGGATGTTCGAGGCCGCGCTGAAGCCGGAGCAGATGACCCGGACGCTGCCGCCCGCCGACGCCCGCGTGCTGCACATGCTGGCCGACGCCATGGACGCCCACCTCGCCCTGCCCGACCTGCGGGCCGTCCGGCGCGAGCTGGACCGGCTCGGCGGCTGGACCGGCGAGCGGGCCGGCGAGCCCGCCGAGCCCGGACAGGCCGCGGCGCGGCCGGCCGACGGCGAGGCCGTCCTCGCCGGGCACCGGCTGCTGCTCGACCTCGGCCGCCTCCAGGAGGGCGACACGGCGCTGGCCGGCACCCGGCACGCGGCCGTCGCCCGGCTCTCCGCCGGCACCGCCGCCGCGACCGGCGTCAAGGACGGCGACACGCTCGAAGTGACCGGGCCCGCGGGCGCGGTCCGCTTCCCCCTCCAGGTCACCGAGATGCCCGACCGGGTGGTCTGGCTCCCGCTGAACTCGGCCGGCCGCGGCGTCCTCGCCGGCACCGGCGCCCGCCCCGGCGACCTGGTCCGCATCGGCCCGGCCACCCTCACGGAGGTGGAGGCATGA
- the nuoF gene encoding NADH-quinone oxidoreductase subunit NuoF: MTLAAEINNSSPEKLLAPVLSAFWDEPESWTLETYRRHEGYEGLRKALAMSPDDLIAYVKESGLRGRGGAGFPTGMKWQFIPQGDGKPHYLVVNADESEPGTCKDIPLLFANPHSLIEGMIIACYAIRSEHAFIYLRGEVVPVLRRLHEAVREAYEAGYLGRDILGSGLNLDITVHAGAGAYICGEETALLDSLEGRRGQPRLRPPFPAVAGLYACPTVVNNVESIASVPAILNRGKDWFTSMGTEKSPGFTLYSLSGHVSSPGQYEAPLGITLRQLLDMSGGMRPGHRLKFWTPGGSSTPMFTEEHLDVPLDYEGVGAAGSMLGTKALQCFDETTCVVRAVTRWTEFYAHESCGKCTPCREGTYWLVQLLRDIEAGKGVMSDLDKLNDIADNINGKSFCALGDGAASPIFSSLKYFRDEYEQHITGKGCPFDPAKSTAWADKHREVNA; the protein is encoded by the coding sequence ATGACCTTGGCGGCCGAGATCAACAACAGCAGCCCCGAGAAGCTGCTGGCACCCGTCCTGTCGGCGTTCTGGGACGAACCCGAGTCCTGGACCCTGGAGACCTACCGGCGGCACGAGGGCTACGAGGGCCTGCGCAAGGCGCTCGCGATGTCGCCCGACGACCTCATCGCGTACGTCAAGGAGTCCGGCCTCCGCGGCCGCGGCGGCGCCGGCTTCCCCACCGGGATGAAGTGGCAGTTCATCCCGCAGGGCGACGGCAAGCCGCACTACCTCGTCGTCAACGCCGACGAGTCGGAGCCGGGCACCTGCAAGGACATCCCGCTGCTCTTCGCCAACCCGCACTCCCTCATCGAGGGAATGATCATCGCCTGCTACGCGATCCGCTCCGAGCACGCGTTCATCTACCTGCGCGGCGAGGTCGTGCCCGTCCTGCGACGGCTGCACGAGGCGGTCCGCGAGGCCTACGAGGCCGGCTACCTGGGCCGGGACATCCTGGGCAGCGGCCTGAACCTCGACATCACCGTGCACGCCGGCGCCGGCGCGTACATCTGCGGCGAGGAGACCGCGCTGCTCGACTCGCTCGAAGGGCGCCGCGGCCAGCCCCGGCTGCGTCCCCCCTTCCCCGCGGTCGCCGGTCTGTACGCCTGCCCCACAGTGGTGAACAACGTCGAATCCATCGCCTCGGTTCCCGCGATCCTCAACCGGGGCAAGGACTGGTTCACCTCCATGGGGACCGAGAAGTCCCCCGGCTTCACGCTCTACTCGCTCAGCGGGCACGTCTCCTCGCCCGGCCAGTACGAGGCCCCGCTCGGCATCACCCTGCGCCAGCTCCTCGACATGAGCGGCGGGATGCGGCCCGGCCACCGGCTCAAGTTCTGGACCCCCGGCGGCTCCTCCACCCCGATGTTCACCGAGGAGCACCTCGACGTCCCGCTCGACTACGAGGGCGTCGGCGCCGCCGGGTCCATGCTCGGCACCAAGGCGCTCCAGTGTTTCGACGAGACCACCTGCGTGGTGCGGGCCGTCACCCGCTGGACCGAGTTCTACGCCCACGAGTCCTGCGGCAAGTGCACCCCCTGCCGCGAGGGCACCTACTGGCTGGTCCAGCTGCTCCGTGACATCGAGGCCGGCAAGGGCGTCATGAGCGACCTCGACAAGCTCAACGACATCGCCGACAACATCAACGGCAAGTCGTTCTGCGCCCTCGGCGACGGCGCCGCCTCGCCGATCTTCTCGTCCCTGAAGTACTTCCGCGACGAGTACGAGCAGCACATCACGGGCAAGGGCTGCCCCTTCGACCCCGCCAAGTCCACCGCCTGGGCGGACAAGCACCGGGAGGTGAACGCATGA
- the nuoE gene encoding NADH-quinone oxidoreductase subunit NuoE — translation MTDGHTSLGMPQLPAPDYPAEVRARLEEDAKAIIDRYPGSRSALLPMLHLVQSEEGHVTRTGMRFCAEMLGLTTAEVTAVATFYTMYRRKPSGDYQVGVCTNTLCAVMGGDAIFEELKEHLGVGNDETTPDGKVTLEHIECNAACDFAPVVMVNWEFFDNQTPDSAKRLVDDLVAGRPVAPTRGAPLCTFKETARILAGFPDEREGAVGATGGAGPASLVGLRLAKGETPQHRIVHPRGEAAREEGE, via the coding sequence ATGACGGACGGACACACCAGTCTCGGGATGCCCCAACTGCCCGCGCCCGACTACCCCGCCGAGGTCCGCGCCCGGCTGGAGGAGGACGCGAAGGCGATCATCGACCGCTACCCGGGGTCCCGCTCCGCGCTCCTGCCGATGCTGCACCTCGTGCAGTCGGAGGAGGGCCACGTCACCCGCACCGGCATGCGGTTCTGCGCCGAGATGCTCGGCCTGACCACCGCCGAGGTCACCGCCGTCGCCACCTTCTACACGATGTACCGGCGCAAGCCCTCCGGCGACTACCAGGTCGGCGTCTGCACCAACACGCTCTGCGCGGTCATGGGCGGCGACGCCATCTTCGAGGAGCTCAAGGAGCACCTCGGCGTCGGCAACGACGAGACCACCCCCGACGGCAAGGTCACCCTCGAACACATCGAGTGCAACGCGGCCTGCGACTTCGCGCCCGTCGTGATGGTGAACTGGGAGTTCTTCGACAACCAGACGCCCGACTCCGCCAAGCGGCTCGTCGACGACCTGGTGGCCGGCCGTCCCGTCGCCCCCACCCGCGGCGCACCGCTGTGCACCTTCAAGGAGACCGCCCGCATCCTCGCGGGCTTCCCCGACGAGCGCGAGGGCGCCGTCGGGGCCACAGGCGGAGCGGGCCCCGCCTCGCTCGTCGGCCTGCGCCTGGCCAAGGGGGAGACCCCCCAGCACCGGATCGTCCACCCGCGGGGCGAGGCGGCCCGTGAGGAGGGGGAGTGA
- a CDS encoding NADH-quinone oxidoreductase subunit D — MNTPNASARETTEGTVYTVTGGDWDEVVQSAAKADDERIVVNMGPQHPSTHGVLRLILEIDGETVTEARCGIGYLHTGIEKNLEYRTWTQGTTFVTRMDYLTSFYNETAYCLGVEKLLGITEDVPDRASIVRVLLMELNRLSSHLVCIATGGMELGATTIMIYGFRDREMILDLYELITGLRMNHAFIRPGGLAQDLPPGAVDAVREFVKTMKKNLPEYDKLATGNPIFKARMQDVGYLDLTGCMALGATGPILRSAGLPHDLRKADPYCGYETYDFEVPTADSCDSYGRFLVRLEEMRQSLRIVEQCLDRLEPGPVMVGDKKIAWPAQLALGPDGLGNSLDHIKKIMGTSMEALIHHFKLVTEGFRVPAGQAYAAVESPKGELGVHVVSDGGTRPYRVHFRDPSFTNLQAMAAMCEGGQVADVIVAVASIDPVMGGVDR, encoded by the coding sequence GTGAACACCCCCAACGCCTCCGCACGGGAGACCACGGAAGGGACCGTCTACACGGTCACCGGCGGCGACTGGGACGAGGTCGTCCAGTCCGCCGCCAAGGCCGACGACGAGCGCATCGTCGTCAACATGGGCCCCCAGCACCCGTCCACCCACGGCGTGCTCCGGCTCATCCTGGAGATCGACGGCGAGACCGTCACCGAGGCCCGCTGCGGCATCGGCTACCTCCACACCGGCATCGAGAAGAACCTCGAGTACCGGACCTGGACGCAGGGCACCACCTTCGTCACGCGCATGGACTACCTCACCTCGTTCTACAACGAGACGGCGTACTGCCTCGGCGTGGAGAAGCTGCTCGGCATCACCGAGGACGTCCCGGACCGGGCGAGCATCGTCCGGGTGCTCCTCATGGAGCTCAACCGGCTCTCCTCGCACCTGGTCTGCATCGCCACCGGCGGCATGGAGCTCGGCGCCACCACGATCATGATCTACGGCTTCCGGGACCGGGAGATGATCCTGGACCTGTACGAGCTGATCACCGGCCTGCGCATGAACCACGCGTTCATCCGCCCCGGCGGCCTCGCCCAGGACCTCCCGCCCGGCGCCGTCGACGCCGTGCGCGAGTTCGTGAAGACCATGAAGAAGAACCTGCCGGAGTACGACAAGCTCGCCACCGGCAACCCCATCTTCAAGGCCCGCATGCAGGACGTCGGCTACCTCGACCTCACCGGCTGCATGGCGCTCGGCGCCACCGGACCGATCCTGCGCTCCGCGGGCCTCCCGCACGACCTGCGCAAGGCCGACCCGTACTGCGGCTACGAGACCTACGACTTCGAGGTCCCCACCGCCGACAGCTGCGACTCCTACGGACGCTTCCTCGTCCGCCTGGAGGAGATGCGCCAGTCGCTGCGGATCGTCGAGCAGTGCCTCGACCGGCTGGAGCCCGGTCCGGTCATGGTCGGCGACAAGAAGATCGCCTGGCCTGCCCAGCTGGCCCTCGGCCCCGACGGGCTCGGCAACTCCCTCGACCACATCAAGAAGATCATGGGCACCTCCATGGAGGCCCTGATCCACCACTTCAAGCTGGTCACCGAGGGTTTCCGGGTCCCGGCCGGACAGGCCTACGCGGCCGTCGAGTCGCCCAAGGGCGAGCTCGGCGTGCACGTCGTCTCCGACGGCGGCACCCGCCCCTACCGGGTCCACTTCCGCGACCCGTCCTTCACCAACCTCCAGGCCATGGCCGCGATGTGCGAAGGCGGCCAGGTCGCCGACGTCATCGTCGCCGTCGCGTCCATCGACCCCGTGATGGGAGGCGTCGACCGATGA
- a CDS encoding NADH-quinone oxidoreductase subunit C, with product MSDETPNPEKELSEQNLPGQRGEHGEEVRVQRGMFGANNGGDTSGYGGLVRSVRLPGPASRPYGGWFDEVADELEGALEEQGLVPENAIGKTVVDRGELTFHIEREHLVRVARTLRDDPALRFELCTGVSGVHYPGDKGRELHAVYHLRSLTHGRLLRLEVSAPEGDPRIPSLVPVYPTNDWHERETYDFFGIVFDGHPALTRIMMPDDWPGHPQRKDYPLGGIAVEYKGAQIPAPDQRRSYS from the coding sequence GTGAGCGACGAAACCCCGAACCCCGAGAAGGAGCTCAGCGAGCAGAACCTCCCGGGACAGCGCGGCGAGCACGGGGAGGAGGTCCGCGTCCAGCGCGGCATGTTCGGCGCGAACAACGGCGGCGACACCTCCGGCTACGGCGGCCTGGTCCGCTCGGTGCGGCTGCCCGGACCGGCCTCCCGCCCGTACGGCGGCTGGTTCGACGAGGTCGCCGACGAGCTGGAGGGCGCCCTGGAGGAGCAGGGCCTGGTCCCGGAGAACGCGATCGGGAAGACGGTCGTCGACCGCGGCGAGCTCACCTTCCACATCGAGCGCGAACACCTGGTCCGGGTCGCCCGCACCCTGCGCGACGACCCCGCCCTGCGCTTCGAGCTGTGCACCGGCGTCTCCGGCGTCCACTACCCGGGCGACAAGGGCCGCGAGCTGCACGCCGTCTACCACCTGCGCTCGCTCACCCACGGCCGGCTGCTGCGCCTGGAGGTCTCGGCCCCCGAGGGCGACCCGCGCATCCCGTCGCTGGTCCCGGTCTACCCGACCAACGACTGGCACGAGCGCGAGACGTACGACTTCTTCGGCATCGTCTTCGACGGGCACCCCGCCCTCACCCGGATCATGATGCCGGACGACTGGCCGGGCCACCCGCAGCGCAAGGACTACCCCCTCGGCGGCATCGCCGTCGAGTACAAGGGCGCCCAGATTCCGGCTCCGGACCAGCGGAGGTCGTACTCGTGA
- a CDS encoding NuoB/complex I 20 kDa subunit family protein, whose amino-acid sequence MGLEEKLPSGFLLTTVEQAAGWVRKASVFPATFGLACCAIEMMTTGAGRYDLARFGMEVFRGSPRQADLMIVAGRVSQKMAPVLRQVYDQMPNPKWVISMGVCASSGGMFNNYAIVQGVDHIVPVDIYLPGCPPRPEMLMDAILKLHQKIQGSKLGVNAQEAAREAEEAALKALPTIEMKGLLR is encoded by the coding sequence ATGGGACTCGAAGAGAAGCTGCCCAGCGGTTTTCTGCTGACGACCGTCGAGCAGGCCGCGGGCTGGGTCCGGAAGGCCTCCGTCTTCCCCGCGACCTTCGGCCTCGCCTGCTGCGCCATCGAGATGATGACGACCGGCGCCGGCCGCTACGACCTGGCCCGCTTCGGCATGGAGGTCTTCCGCGGCTCGCCGCGCCAGGCCGACCTGATGATCGTGGCCGGCCGCGTCAGCCAGAAGATGGCGCCCGTCCTGCGGCAGGTCTACGACCAGATGCCGAACCCCAAGTGGGTCATCTCCATGGGGGTTTGCGCGTCTTCTGGCGGAATGTTCAACAATTACGCGATTGTGCAGGGCGTTGACCACATTGTTCCGGTTGACATCTATTTGCCGGGTTGCCCGCCGCGCCCCGAGATGCTGATGGACGCGATTCTCAAGCTCCACCAGAAGATCCAGGGCTCCAAGCTCGGCGTGAACGCCCAGGAGGCGGCCCGCGAGGCGGAGGAGGCGGCGCTCAAGGCGCTGCCCACCATCGAGATGAAGGGTCTGCTCCGGTGA
- a CDS encoding NADH-quinone oxidoreductase subunit A, producing the protein MNAYAPVLVLGALGAGFAIFSVVMATLIGPKRYNRAKLEAYECGIEPTPTPAGGGRFPIKYYLTAMLFIVFDIEIVFLYPWAVTFDALGLFGLVEMLLFVLTVFVAYAYVWRRGGLEWD; encoded by the coding sequence GTGAATGCGTACGCGCCCGTCCTCGTGCTCGGTGCCCTGGGTGCGGGGTTTGCGATCTTCTCCGTGGTCATGGCCACGCTAATCGGGCCAAAGCGGTACAACAGGGCAAAACTTGAGGCCTACGAGTGCGGCATCGAGCCGACGCCCACTCCGGCCGGAGGCGGCCGCTTCCCGATCAAGTACTACCTGACGGCGATGCTCTTCATCGTCTTCGACATCGAGATCGTCTTCCTCTACCCCTGGGCCGTCACCTTCGACGCCCTGGGGCTTTTCGGGCTCGTGGAGATGCTGCTCTTCGTGCTCACCGTCTTCGTCGCCTACGCCTACGTGTGGCGGCGCGGCGGCCTGGAATGGGACTGA
- a CDS encoding C40 family peptidase has product MSHTAHIPSHRKPRRSASKLAFRAGVAGGVFSTIAVAGAAAPANAEPVTETTLEMPTLGSLDADLASAVSASAEASQQEALDQSLAAQEDAALKKAASEAKKAKAEADRKAEAEKAEKARAEARERASRTAERTSLSTKSSSSSGSSGAVGGNSASSSDQQVATGSAAAIVAFAKAQVGDAYVMGGTGPNSWDCSGLVQAAYRAAGIDLPRISGDQSSRGTSVSLSNLQPGDILYWGSRSGSYHVAIYVGGGKYVGAQNPSTGVVERSLDWDTPSGAVRIL; this is encoded by the coding sequence ATGTCCCACACCGCTCACATACCCAGCCACCGGAAGCCCCGCCGCAGCGCTTCGAAGCTCGCGTTCCGAGCCGGAGTTGCCGGTGGCGTCTTCAGCACGATCGCCGTGGCCGGCGCCGCCGCCCCGGCGAACGCCGAGCCGGTGACCGAGACGACCCTCGAGATGCCCACCCTGGGCTCGCTCGACGCCGACCTCGCCAGCGCCGTCTCCGCCTCCGCCGAGGCGAGCCAGCAGGAGGCCCTCGACCAGAGCCTCGCCGCCCAGGAGGACGCCGCCCTCAAGAAGGCCGCCTCCGAGGCCAAGAAGGCCAAGGCCGAGGCCGACCGCAAGGCCGAGGCGGAGAAGGCCGAGAAGGCCCGCGCCGAGGCCCGCGAGCGCGCCTCCCGCACCGCGGAGCGCACCTCGCTCTCCACGAAGTCCTCCTCGTCGTCCGGCTCCTCCGGCGCCGTCGGCGGCAACTCCGCCTCCAGCAGCGACCAGCAGGTCGCCACCGGCTCCGCCGCCGCGATCGTGGCCTTCGCCAAGGCCCAGGTCGGCGACGCCTACGTCATGGGCGGCACCGGCCCCAACTCCTGGGACTGCTCCGGCCTCGTCCAGGCCGCCTACCGCGCCGCCGGCATCGACCTGCCGCGCATCTCCGGCGACCAGTCGAGCCGCGGCACCTCCGTCTCGCTGAGCAACCTCCAGCCGGGCGACATCCTGTACTGGGGCAGCCGCAGCGGCTCGTACCACGTCGCCATCTACGTCGGCGGCGGCAAGTACGTCGGCGCGCAGAACCCCTCGACCGGTGTCGTCGAGCGCTCGCTCGACTGGGACACCCCCTCGGGCGCCGTGCGCATCCTCTGA
- a CDS encoding NAD(P)-dependent oxidoreductase: MSTQRTPVTVIGLGQMGAALAGAFLDAGHPTTVFNRSPEKAGPLVARGARHAATVAEAAAAGELVVVCVLDYPAVRALLQPVAAELRGRVLVNLTSGSPEQARAEAEWAAGHGIGYLDGGIMTTPPGVGDSANMILYAGDAGLLAAHRPTLAVLGDPVDLGADAGLASLYDAGLLGLMWSVFGGWLHATALTGADGVPAKEFTALAVRWLRTVSWFMTTYAEQIDAGEYPGDDATIDVQVASIGHLLHAGEARGVDGRLPQLHLALMEQAVAAGHGGDSYARIIEAFRE, from the coding sequence ATGAGCACGCAGCGCACTCCAGTGACCGTCATCGGCCTCGGGCAGATGGGCGCCGCCCTCGCGGGCGCCTTCCTCGACGCCGGCCACCCCACCACCGTCTTCAACCGCAGCCCCGAGAAGGCCGGTCCGCTCGTCGCCCGCGGCGCCCGGCACGCCGCCACCGTCGCCGAGGCGGCCGCGGCGGGCGAACTCGTCGTGGTCTGCGTCCTCGACTACCCGGCCGTCCGCGCCCTCCTCCAACCCGTCGCCGCGGAGCTGCGGGGCCGGGTGCTGGTCAACCTGACCTCCGGCTCGCCCGAACAGGCCCGTGCCGAGGCCGAGTGGGCCGCGGGGCACGGCATCGGCTACCTCGACGGCGGCATCATGACCACCCCGCCCGGGGTCGGCGACAGCGCCAACATGATCCTGTACGCCGGTGACGCCGGGCTGCTCGCCGCGCACCGCCCGACGCTCGCCGTCCTCGGCGACCCGGTGGACCTGGGCGCGGACGCGGGCCTCGCCTCGCTGTACGACGCCGGTCTGCTCGGCCTGATGTGGTCGGTGTTCGGCGGCTGGCTGCACGCGACGGCGCTCACCGGGGCCGACGGGGTGCCGGCGAAGGAGTTCACGGCGCTCGCCGTGCGCTGGCTGCGCACGGTGTCCTGGTTCATGACCACGTACGCCGAGCAGATCGACGCGGGGGAGTACCCGGGCGACGACGCCACGATCGACGTCCAGGTCGCGAGCATCGGCCATCTGCTGCACGCGGGGGAGGCGCGGGGCGTCGACGGCCGGCTGCCGCAGCTGCACCTGGCGCTGATGGAGCAGGCCGTGGCGGCCGGACACGGCGGGGACAGCTACGCCCGGATCATCGAGGCATTCCGGGAGTAA
- a CDS encoding GlxA family transcriptional regulator gives MSAGTVAVVLVPDEQGGLSPWDMYELSTVSMVFGVPHTDLADPWYTLRVCGPAPHAAHGLGGLAGADTVVVPSVPDAVAEGRRELPAELLAALREAHAAGARMVSMCTGAFALAAAGVLDGHRAVLHRAYAPALAARHPRVTVDASVLYTDGGRVLTSAGAAAGLDLCLHLVRKDLGAAVAGALADRLLVAPHRPGDRPQSLGAPLPAGGADTLGPALDWALERLGEPLTVELLARRARMSPRTFHRRVREVHGTTPLQWLLEQRVARAQTLLESTDLPVERIGEESGLGSAANLRRHFTRAVGLSPTAYRRSFTPSGPPSRGR, from the coding sequence ATGAGCGCTGGAACGGTCGCCGTCGTCCTGGTCCCCGACGAGCAGGGAGGCCTCTCGCCCTGGGACATGTACGAGCTGTCCACGGTCTCGATGGTGTTCGGGGTCCCGCACACCGACCTGGCCGACCCCTGGTACACCCTGCGGGTGTGCGGCCCGGCCCCGCACGCCGCCCACGGCCTCGGCGGTCTGGCGGGCGCGGACACCGTCGTCGTCCCCTCGGTGCCGGACGCGGTGGCCGAGGGGCGCCGGGAACTGCCCGCCGAACTCCTCGCGGCCCTGCGGGAGGCGCACGCGGCGGGCGCGCGCATGGTCTCGATGTGCACGGGCGCCTTCGCGCTCGCGGCGGCCGGGGTGCTGGACGGCCACCGGGCGGTGCTCCACCGGGCCTACGCGCCCGCGCTGGCCGCCCGTCACCCGCGGGTCACCGTCGACGCCTCGGTGCTCTACACCGACGGGGGACGCGTGCTCACCAGCGCGGGCGCGGCGGCCGGCCTGGACCTGTGCCTGCACCTGGTGCGCAAGGACCTCGGCGCGGCCGTCGCGGGCGCGCTCGCCGACCGGCTGCTCGTCGCGCCGCACCGCCCCGGCGACCGGCCGCAGTCCCTCGGGGCGCCGCTCCCGGCCGGCGGGGCCGACACGCTGGGCCCGGCCCTGGACTGGGCCCTGGAGCGGCTGGGCGAGCCGCTGACGGTGGAGCTGCTGGCGCGTCGGGCGCGGATGAGCCCGCGCACCTTCCACCGCCGGGTGCGCGAGGTGCACGGCACCACCCCGCTGCAGTGGCTGCTGGAGCAGCGGGTGGCGCGCGCGCAGACGCTCCTGGAGTCGACGGACCTTCCGGTGGAGCGGATCGGCGAGGAGAGCGGGCTGGGCTCGGCGGCGAACCTGCGCCGCCACTTCACCCGGGCGGTCGGACTCTCCCCGACCGCCTACCGGCGCTCGTTCACGCCTTCGGGGCCACCTTCGAGAGGCCGTTGA